CGGGCCGATAACCGTCGTGACGGCGGGCGCGCTGGTCGCCGCGAGCGCCGCGCTCGCGCTGGCCGTCGACGCCGCGTTTCCCGTGCTCGTCGCGGCGATGCTCGCGATGGGAGCGGGTACCGGCGCGCACAAAACCGTCGCGGTGCGACTGCTCGCTCGAGCGTATCCCGCCCGGACGGGTCGCGCGCTCGGCGTGCTCGACACCTTCGGCGCGTTCGGCGGCGTGGTCGCTCCGGCGGCAGTCGTCGCGGCCGCGGGACTCCCCTTTCTCTTCGTCGACGGCTGGCGTGCGATCTTTCTCGTTGCCGGACTCCTCGGTTTCGGACTCGCGGCCGCGTTCCGATTCCGAATTCCGGCGCGGTCCCCGTCCACTGCCGACCACGGTGACGCCGCAAATCACGGCGGCAGCGTTCGCCGGTACGCCGCGCTCTTTCGCGACCGGCAGTTCTCGGCGTTCGCGCTGCTGACCGTCCTCTTCTCGTTCACCTACAACGGCGTGGTCGCGTTCGCCCCGCTCTACCTGACCCGGGAGGCCGGCCTGACGCGGACGACCGCGGGAATTCTCTACAGCGGCCTCTTCCTCGCGAGTCTCGTCCAACTGGTGACCGGCGACCTGAGCGACCGGATCGGCAGGCTTCCGATCGTCGTCGCAACGCTCTCGCTCGCGTCGGTTTCGCTGCTCGCGTTCGTCTCGCTCACCGGTACCGGAAGCGCGATTCTGCTCGGCGGGACGCTCGTCGCGGTCGGCCTCGGATCCCACGGTTTTCGGCCCGTTCGCGGCGCGTACCTGATGGCCGCGATCCCCGACGACGTCGCCGGCGGCGGGCTGGGAATCGTCCGAACGCTGTTGATGGCCGCCGGCGCGGTCGCCCCGGCGGTCGTCGGCGTCCTCTCGGATATCGCCGGCTTCCGCCCCGCGTTCTGGCTCCTGGCCGGATCGATAACGGGCGCTACGCTGCTCGGAGCGGCGCTCTGGGCGCTCGAGAATCGTCCGTGAGACGTCGTCGAGACCGACCCACGACCCGCCGCTCCCGCTGGCATCGCTTTTTTGCTGTCGTTCGTGGAACCGCTGCGTATGTACTCGCTGATCGACCTCGACAACGTCGACTCGCACGAACTCGACCAGGAAGCCCCCACGCTGTTGCCGGTCGGACTGGAGCTACAGCCCGAGCAGATGCGACCGAGCGTCTGGCAGTACGAGGAGGGCGAGGAGAACGCCTACCACCGTCAGAACGAGCAGGAGGAGCTGTACGTCGTCCTCGAGGGAACCGTCGACGTCACGATCGAACGCGAGGACGAGCGCGACGTCGTCACGCTCTCGAAACACGACTTTCTCGTCGTTCCGCCGGAGTCCTGGCGCCAACTCAGGGCCGTCGAGGAGAGCACGGTGCTCGTCATTGGCGCTCCGAACGTGAAAGACGACAGCATCCTCCCGGAGTGACGGCGAGAGCGGAAAATCACGCTCGGCCTTCGAGCAGGACCGCGACCGCGAGCAACAGGAGGCCGACGACGGCCGCGACGGCGCCGACGGTGACCGCACCCGCAAGCGCGACGGCCCCGCCGGCGACGAGTCCCGCACCGCCACCACCGGCCGCGACGGCGGGGACGACGCCGGCTGCCTCGGTCGATCCGGTTCGGACCGACTCGAGTTCCGTCCGGAGTGCGTCGATCTCGTTCCGGAGGTCGGGTGTCCGGTCCGCGGCCGATTCGTCCGACACCGCCTCGAAATCGGTCGTAAGTTCGTCGACCTCCGCGGCGACCGCGTCGACGCGCCGTTCCTGTTCTTCGAGCCGGTTCGCGTGCTCGCTCGTCCGCTCGTCGAGCGCCGACTCGACCGCGTCGACTCGGTCCGAGACGTCGCTTTTGCTCACTTCGAGCCGCGATTCGACCGTCTCGAGGTCGGCTGCGAGCGAGTCGAGGGCGGTCGAGTCCGAAACCTCGTCCTCGAGATCGGCAACCGCATCCGAAACGCTTCCAACGGTCTCCTCGAGGTCCGCGTAGTCGTCGGTCAGCGACTCGAGATCGTCGTCGATCGCTTCGACGCGCTCGTCGGTAGCAGCCG
This DNA window, taken from Natronococcus sp. CG52, encodes the following:
- a CDS encoding MFS transporter, which produces MSVRETIARLARFDVLLLTAGIWFLAKFLRYAFPPLFDSFQAGYGVSNAALGTAFTGFMLVYAAMQFPSGVLADRLGPITVVTAGALVAASAALALAVDAAFPVLVAAMLAMGAGTGAHKTVAVRLLARAYPARTGRALGVLDTFGAFGGVVAPAAVVAAAGLPFLFVDGWRAIFLVAGLLGFGLAAAFRFRIPARSPSTADHGDAANHGGSVRRYAALFRDRQFSAFALLTVLFSFTYNGVVAFAPLYLTREAGLTRTTAGILYSGLFLASLVQLVTGDLSDRIGRLPIVVATLSLASVSLLAFVSLTGTGSAILLGGTLVAVGLGSHGFRPVRGAYLMAAIPDDVAGGGLGIVRTLLMAAGAVAPAVVGVLSDIAGFRPAFWLLAGSITGATLLGAALWALENRP
- a CDS encoding cupin domain-containing protein → MYSLIDLDNVDSHELDQEAPTLLPVGLELQPEQMRPSVWQYEEGEENAYHRQNEQEELYVVLEGTVDVTIEREDERDVVTLSKHDFLVVPPESWRQLRAVEESTVLVIGAPNVKDDSILPE